The region cgtagtagccctgcagtacgtGCAGAATGACGTACATTATACCGATATTCAGACACAAGTTGTAACGCTACACGACAAAAAGCTCCTTTCACACGCGCTCCGCGTGCATACCTTGTTGCAACACTTTATTAACCTGCACTGTTACATAAACTACTTGGATGCAACTTGAATAAAATGCGTCAGAACAAACTTGTCCGAAAACCTCGTTAAAAGTTGAcctgtttttacccgactgcgaagaaggagggttattaactACTTAGATCAATTCATATCTTCTCAAATAATTGCAGCCGCTTCAACCTTTCTCTCTAATCGGATAATTGTTTCGCTTTTCATACTTTTAATATATCCCAAAGAAAaaacagcgccgttcgcaaagATAGGcagtttttgctgatttgggaccatttcgtgacatgcataaacTTTAATTTCTTGTTCTTATTTCGAaggttgtcacgaataaattatttctttctttcttcttctttctttcatcaTTTGAAATTCTAGCACCCTCTAAAAAATGtgacatcatcatcacatcTACAGATAGTAgcgattatttttaaacattattgtTTGCCATGGtacttttttgataaagttcttatttatcttactttctcaactagcttaggtaggtacagtcacttgcaccaatatctgacacaacaagcgtgcataaatatctgatacgactctatttctagggccggaaggacgtgtcagatatgtATTTTGCACGTTCCgttgtagcagatattaatgctggtgactgtacctactgaagATTACTGAGGCTAAttaagaaagcaagataaatacgaacttatccaaAAAATAAGATgggaaaacattattcaataaatcTGAATGTTCTTTTACCTGACCTGACCAGAAAAAAAGCTTCGACTTTTCTGACCTGTTCATTCCCATCCATAGGACATCAATGCCCTaaatcatattttattcagACAGAAAAGACCTAAGTACTCATactatcattatcatcccagcttttatacgtcctactgctgggcacaggtttccTCTCAGGATAAGATAGCTTGGGCCGTAATTTTTCCTTACAAAGTTTTCCTTTACCAtaaaggtcgtggtaaatttcaaatgtatttaatttcgcatatgaatttcgaaaaactcagcggcgcgagcccgggtttgagcccacgatcctctacttgacaggccataggtcaaaccactgccACTACGGCTTGTTTACTATATTGAGATTATAATACTTTCTCTCATCAGGTTACAACAGTCGGTCCAATTCCCTGAGTGTCTGACCTCTCGCCTGACGCCAGCTTGAAAGCGAAACCAAGGTCAGGTGATGAGTATCTGTGCACACGCAGTTGGGCTTAATATTTTAGTAAATGCCATTTCGTTTCATGGAGCAAAATGACATTATGCTGGAAATTAGTTAGCTTCAGAGTTGTTAAAGTAGTTTATGTAGTTATGTATGATTTTATTGTACTAATAAGTACGTCAAGCATTTTTTCAGACACGTACAACGTtctaatatctgccacagcggagcgtgcaaaaaattagaaatagagtcgtatcagatatttatgcacgctttgctgtgtcagatattgatgctggtgactgtactaatcTGGTAGATATTAAACAGCtgctttgattattttaaaaataagaaaaataatacttcGTGTCAAAGACATAAGAAAAGTAATACTTCGTAATAGCAGATAATTTTCTGATGGGACCTTTTAATAGCCTATTTtcagataaaattaaatgaaatctcCAAAAATGGGTCATAACCATGAAGAGTTAATTAAAAGTTATGTTTACATGTGATTGCAATCTTTATGGGTGATTCTCATCACGACCACGTTTCCGCTTAATCGGACTGAATCGTCCTTTTAATTGCTCTCAAACCCAGATTATCTGGTATAATTGTTTTGACATTCGCCTAGGAGCTTACGGAAGTCGCAGAAGATGGCACCGAAACCGAGACTTAAAGTTAAACCCTTTTTTTTCGCCGGGTGATTAAATTTCCAATAGTAGGTAAAAAGAACTGATCAAAAAGGGCAGCGTTACTTGGAAACTTTGtaatgaaataaagttatgttccCGAAAAGATAGGTTAGACACGAATCACAAAATATTCCTAAGTGAACGCATTTGGTTTATAGTTAAAGTATAAGTTGATTTAATCACGATTAAAGTAAGACAAGTGTAAAGATTACTGACACGCATTAGTAGGGCGATTAAGTTTAAACGTTCGCCTTTTGTCTGTGGCGCCGCCGTCGAAGGCCGCGACTGTCTGCTATCGACTGATAGTGGAAGTAATTGGAGCGATCGTGGCACTACTTCACTGTCTGCTAGACGTTTAAATAGACACTATTTCGAGATCACGATCAGTTTTCTAGCGTGTACTAACTATCTTGatcatttataattaaattggtGAActaattctatgtttatttaagAGCAGTGtagtttaaaattatatctacCTGAACCGGAATCGTCTTCGTAGTACTCGTCGTCGTAGTCAAGTACCGCATGCAACTGCGTTTTGCCGCCCGTTCCTCTGGCTTCGACTTTGGTGAAGCCAGGAGGACGGTCGGCCGGTGTCTGCCCATTGGTGCTTCCACCTTTAACTCCAACGTTGTGCTGCCGTGTAGACAATGGCGACTGAGTAGTCACAGGTCCACTCAGAAAGTTGAAATTGTTCACATTCTGGTTCGGGTTGCCCTCGAACCTTCGACTAGAAGTTGGGTTCGGTGTTGACGCGGGGGGATAAGGAGGCTCCGCGTACCCTGGGTTATACAACGGCCTCTGTCCACCCTTTTGGTTTAATCGCCTTTGTTCATAGTCATAGTCCCCGGTGGGATCATGGACATACTGTCCCGTGTTATCGTACTGTGGATTTACTTCCTGCACTCGTTGGTTTTCTATTTGTATGTCTAGCCTAGTATTCTGTTGATATATTTGTGTATGTAGTTGTCCTGCATAAGGATTTTGCGGGGGTTCATCGGGACGTGGATAATGCGTGTACTGGTTGGCCGGAGGAAGGTAAGCAGTCCCAGCACGTTTTCGGATCTTTGACCTCCGTGGTTGGTTCGCTGGTGAAGAGAAGGGCTCGTTACCAGGTGATAGAGGATCACTATTTTCTTGATAATCAGCTGGGGAGTAAAGGAGATCATCTAGTCCATGTCGCAAGGGTCCCGGCACTGGGGACGTGTCAGCGAGAGCCGGGGTGGCTGCTATGGCCGGCGCGAGCGTAAAATTCGCCAACGCCATCATTCAATAATAATTCGGCATTGGCGTGAAATGTCAACTAGCAAAGCCGATAATGTACGTTCGAGGTGCGATTACAGTCGCAGTTGCATAATGTCCAGAGAGGTTGGATGCGTTAGGAGCAGAACTGTGTTCTCATACTCAGAGCACTGTCTGACGGGATTGACGAAACCGCACCACTATGTATCACTTGCCTCAAACGAATATTGTGCGATCCGCGAGTAATCTGAAACAAATGAAACACATTTCTTATTACTCGTACACAAATCTATTTAATTCTGCTTTTAGAGCAATTCAATAGACACCATCAGATTTACGAGCCAATCGTTAAAATAATGACAACGCGTGAATCAGTTTCTGCACAGTGTCAAAGCAGAAGTTTTACGGTCGGATTTCCCCTCATTTTGTTGTATCCTTGCCACTTTACAAATGGCATTTAGTTCGAAATGCGAGAATCGTGATGCCATTCGATGAACGTCGCGAACGATTTTGTTACCGAAACATGGGAAAACCCCGCTCCTATCCTAAAATGCTGAACGCTGCGAAGGCTTTGAGAGATAGACATAAATATCAGATTACAAAAGAAGAtcctattcattttatttacaataggAATTTGTCTGTTGATGACTAAGACAAAGCTACCGATTGACCGGATATTTGTAAGTAAACGAGCTTGTATTTCGCAACGTCTATTAAATCTGAgttattattatagtaacttAAGGTAGGTAGATTGTATTAAGCACTGTTAGCGCCTAGGGAAACGGTAAATTATAGGCAACCAACTATATATGGTAAGTGGCCGTTGCAACGCAACAcctaaattatgatatgaacgtTGCCGGTTAAGATAAAGAAAACTACTATACCTAAGTAGTAGActataaattaacaaaaaaggttaatatttttggcaaatttttgttaaatagaAACACGCCTCTTTCCAGAGATATAAGTCCAAGCTAGTTCGATCGATTGTCCGTCTCTGAAAACCCACACGTAGCAATTTTCATCTAGATTGTATGAGTCGTTTTGGCCTCGAATTACAGAATATTGCTCGTTTATAGTTATGAAatatcaaattataataatatactatcatttaacataaaaaatattattattaacaataataCAAGAATTCAATGTAAAAGATATGTGAAATGTAGGTAaccgttatattttttatgttaaatgAAACGAAGTATTGTTAAATACACCAAACTAAACTGTACGTATTTGATtagattaaaagtataaaaGCTGTTAGGTGGCCGGAAGgccagtcctggatttgtcaataggccgtataggccgcggcctaggggcggcgaCGTCCTAGGGACGGCAACGTCCTAGGGACGACAGATTTCAGAGGAcgagaaattattatttaagggCGGCGGAAATAatgtggcctacactcataaataactttttaacaaaaaaaattaaaccgccgaaaaaactgaaaagcataaaataataaacctgtTTTATTTAACCATGATGTAGATACCagttcgaagtcggtgcctcagcacgagccaggagcaGTGATAGAatcccatcaggtagacgactataggtccacccTCGCTGGCGATGACTTCAAATGGTTCctaaaggtttattattttatgcttttcagttttttcggtggtttaatttttttgttaaaaagtttttgtttttcaattttttcccacccttagggtaagttttttttccaaatttatatggaaccAATTTCGAGGTATatcctatccaataaaaaaataatcatcaaaatcggactactgtgtaaaaaagttatgcatgtcatacattacaatcagtgagtgaacaatcaatcatcccctgtttacCTACCCTTAGGGTTGAAATTTGTTTTctaaatttatatgggaccaactTTGGGGTATACTCTTTTCAATAataaaagaattatgaaaatcgcactaatctgtaaaaagttatgcgtggtcatagataaaaaaaatatacgcgtcgacttgagaacttcctccgttttttttcgtcgaTTAAAACATAATCAATTCGCCACAGGTTTAAGCGAGTGTAATAAACGGATTTTAGTACTAATTATTAAttgcaattttaaataattatgaaaagaaaagagtaaataacaattaaaataaaactaatgaaAATGTGTGCTAGAAATGAAACAGCCCAGTAATTAGAGCAGAAACAGTCATTTTGTGTGGCCAAATATTTTAAGAATGTTCTAAGTGTTTTTATGACTCACTTGTAATAAGGAATTAGATTAAgtcataattaagtaatattatgacgTCTTGTTTCCGTTCAAACAAGGCtttataataatgtgttaattCCTATCCTACACTTGCAATCGTAGAAACAAGatcattatttttatcactTAAATTGTTGATTACCCCAAGCTGTATATAGGTCCGGCACGATTTTCATTCTTGAGAATGATCctaaatagttatttaaaataataggaTGATCGATGATGCCATTTTTGTGAAGCATTTGATGTGACTTCTGCTTCCGTATGATCTTGATGGATGACGAATCCGGATTCAAGCACGTTAGTAAGATCATTGCCTTCTTCATGTGTGTAGTGTAGTTTAAGTAATGTACGAAGTGTTCCCGTAGTTGTTTAGATCCAGAAGCACCGATATCATTTTGCTTGATTATCTTGCCGCGGCGCGGTTACCGTTGGGCCTTAAGGAATCCAGTAGATTAAGAGATTCTTGCAAACCTTTTTGTTGATGCTCAAGAGTTTGTACAAAGAAGAAGAGCTCCCAATAGAGCTTCCTGGGTAATAAAATCTATTTAGTCCCGTCTGTCAGTttaattattagaaaaaatagaCACGTAAATGCTTTCTTTTgtcaataatacaaaaaaatacaaagatgtagcgcgtcaaagttcggtaGCGGGggtccgtgacgtcacgccgagCTACAAAAACATCACGCGGACATTAAGCTGTCAAttccttcatatttttttgtttaattaataaaagaaaaaatattgtcaaatattttctgataatctaacccagtgtttttcaaactttttcatgtCGCGGCCCCCCTTgggttgaaaaatatttggcgacccacTGGCTTATCTCCACTGACAGTTAGTTGTATTATCTTACGTTGATAATACAAgcattgaataatcatacacgtttatgccattattgtttcttcctagtcgcgattctgcacaatatgaattccacacactACAGCTTCATTTTGATCACATTCGTTATTCTGcacagtcattatttttatacaatcccgtttcttaatattcgcgattctgcatgCATCATAATGAATTACACACAATTGCATTTGATCACAATTCGTTAttcttcacagtcattatttttatGCAATCCCGTTTCTTACTATTCGCAATTCTGCGCCATATGTATTCCACACAACTTCATTTGAACACATTCGTTATGATGGACAGGTCTTACTTTTACACAATCGcgtttcttcctaactcttAGTTGGCGAAAGTCAGGGTTAGAATATGAGATccacgttttttttatacacaatCGCGTTTATTGCGCTCGGTTGACGTTGATTTATGGGACACTCTGTATAAAAGTATAATGGAAAAGTCGACTATATGTCGAGCTaagagttaggaagaaacgGGATTAATTGTGTAAAAGTAAGACCTGTCCAACATAACGAATGTGATCAAATGCAATTTTATTGTGTAGAATTaattttgtgcagaatcgcgactaggaagaaacaataatggcatataAACCGAAATCCGATTTTTTTACGACACCAGCCTACTATCACGCAAGCACGACATcgcaaaaagaaaaaacattttgaagatGTACGAGTACTTGAATGCCTCGTCAAATTTTTCgacattaaagtgcaaattttcgtcgTCACTCGTGTACGACACTATCGCCGAAGAACATCTGGATCACGACGATGCGCGCGCGCATAGTCGTGGGAAACCCGGTGACGGCGTGATGCAACTTAGGCAAAATGTTTGACACAAGAAAATCGCGTACCCACTGTACCTGTAACACCTTTTATTAATTCAACTcgtaattaaattagaaaacgAAAAGAAGGCTTCTAATtacgcttttttttaaatggtataTATTATTCGATTTATGGATACAAGACGATCGGATAGCCCTTTTGATTTCCGTttgattcccggtcggggcagatatttctatgaataataataatatgaatgtttctTCCCGGCTCTTGAACGTtaaatatgtgtttaagtaaatttaagtatttatttgtaaaaatgacagttacaatatctacaaaaaaattaacctaaacttataatataacttacaaactaagacctaaactacttacaacctaaaaaccaccattccgcgtcgtacccggctcaaaggtgcccataatgccagccgcatttcccgtatggccagcgccacctgctgaaccaggtaaCTGAACCGGGTCGCAACCCTTAAGTAAAAGTttaagtaaatatgtatttatccatataGAGTCATGTGGTAGTGGGAAAGTGTACGCAATCCCATACATATCGGACTGAAATGTATACGCAATTGCGTATATTTTGAATGCGTACGTATACATGATCTATTTTTGTTTTGATCTATTTAACCCATAATAGTTAGTACCCTAATAGTCAACTTTGTGTTTTACTTGCAATTGTTAatgtgtaattatttatttatttgtaaaatcagTTAACTGAACCTGTGTATAGCtggggtctatattggaatccctaaTATCTTTTGTCCTAATGGTATGATCCCTAATAACTttggtcataatgatcttttgccattACAACGTATTCCCTAATGTAAGTGCCATAACTTTTTGTTACCCTAGTATTGTATGTCCTAATACTTATGTGCACTATCGTCTGTAGTACTAATGTTCATATGTCCTAATAGCTATATATCCTAATAGTGAATGCCATAATcatgggtctatattggaatccttAATGTATTTTGTCCTAATTGTATTTTTCCTAATAACTTTGGTCATAATGATCTCTTGCTATAACGACGTTTGCCCtaaaaactatttgtcataaaatatacttttctggtagcagttcgtttctgttggggacgcagttctaacctaacctaacctacttttctggtagcagtttgctTGCATTAGGGACGCagctataacctaacctactttactggtagcagctcgtttctgttggggacgcagttctaacctaacctaatctacttttctggtagcagtttgcgcccgttggggacgcagttcggGTACCATTCGTGATCCATAACATCGTATGTCCTAATGTTATGTTTGTCCTAatcatcatttgccataacgGTTTTTGTTTCGGAAAccgtaaatatttcaaaaattttgaaGTGGTCATTCTGTAGGACTGTATTTGTTaggataggtttattttataacaaccctAAAAATTTCGGTTTTAGAGAAAAAAGcgttatggcaaatgatgattagaacgaacattacattaggacataaGATGTTCTGTGTTATAATACTAGTACAGCacaaattaggtattttggcattaggtcatgttatattatggctaaagtaattaggtattttgagcattaggtaatgtaatattatggcttatgactCTTAGGCCATAAGAAACATTATGGCTTATAATCTTTATGACTAATGAACGATATGTCAAGAGCGTTTAGGACAAAATTGGTACGGCACTTTAGGACATACGACGGTATAGATTGGGACCGAGACCCGTATAACTGTAATGTTCCAAGTGGAAATCGATAGATTAATTATACATACACATTTaagcacttgtcccaccgcgaACGATGAGCGAGAgtagcgagtagagcgagtaactagaaacgagcgagcgagcagcgagaagcgagtgtagttttgtcgctcggctgtaactGCTGCAAGCcattcgagtgcgacgggcgattactcgcacCACTCGCTGTAGCGGGGTGGTCACCAAGCTAACATTGCTGAGCTAGGTTTATAGCTCAGCGCatcgagttttatagctctcgCCGTtccgacaaaagatgtaagagcgagttctcgccggcagtgtgaacagccagcgatcaactattaatatatgtgtcacttttactcacacaggatcttatatctttggttcgtttcttgagcgagaaaatagtcgatagccaatcgtttcctcgccggcggtgagacaactgccataCGTTACGAAGAAAAAAGGGGAAGCTTTTACCAAACAGCACACACTGcaagctaagtaaaaaaaaacgtagtacCTAGGTCTTATTTATACTACGCAGGTAGATGTGCTTAATCCGCATACGTAACTGACAATGAAACTATTCCTTGATGTCTCACTTTTTTCTGAGCTATATTTTAAGAATGATTTTCCCACACAATGAGAATAGTACTGTGCTAATTAGTCTGACATCGTTTTGTTTACCGCCTTTTACTTGCAAAGACGTGCAACTGTGTAAATAGTTCTTAAAACAAAACTTGCCTAGTTTGTTTAACGCACAGGCATGATTAGCCTGAAGATTAAATatcgtgaaaaaatattttatagtgagtgtgagtgagtgagtgagtgtcataaatgcgaaactttgcttcgcttaacttcggaactaaatgaCATACCTACAGATTggaaattttggattttaagtatgtgattatagcttactggatggcgaaaatttctgcgttctggtcttatccagaggttctcaaataggggcctgaaaatgcggcgaaatggttccagtaaaggatggtacggcagtgtttgcttcgcgctcgacttggcgggggcactaccgtgcccccagatgtACGCAAATGTAAAACTAATTAGATTAgttattacctatttaattaacaatGCGTCAACCAGTCTTTTAGTCATAATTACAGTATGGTAGAATTGTAATAAgacaaaaattaatttattaagatCAAATTCTGCCTCACTCATCTAATGATCTACGAGAACAGTACTGGTATCTCGCCGGCCAACAAAAGCTTAGCATAACGAGCCGGTTCCAAACCCCAATCTATCATTCTTCATTACTTTTAAATGTCAATGTTAACATAATATGATACTTAGATAAATATATGTGTCAATGGAtagaatataatttaaattacgcCTAGATGTAAGAACATTTTGCTGTGTTGACACAAACTAACCAAGTGTTAGTTAAGAACTTAATGACAGTAAACACCTAGAAAATTCTAAGGCGGGAAGTAACGTTTTAAGTGTGTAAGTAAATGCGGAAATGTAAAAAATGGAGACatttatgtttatccgttagtTTAGTTATAGtgatgttgtattttttaaaactgtGTAACGAAGtttcaatatattatttttgaccCCCATTGCCGTGAGGTGTGAGGACAGTAATAGCTCCCCCCATCTCATCCAGTGGGTGTCGTAGAAGGCGACTAAAGGAAAATCGAGAAGGCGGGCAGCAGTGTGTTCTGCGTACACTATCAGCGTAATACAACGATTCGTAAGCCCTCTGCCAAGCGTAAGAATTATGGCAACCCCACTCATAGAGGGCGCCTTTCGTTCAGTAGTGGAAGTCTTCCGGTTGATGAGGACATGATGCCATAtgctgtttgtttatttctgctAATACTGGTGGCAGAGATAAAAGGTAAAATTATGGTTAACACAAACGTAAGTGGCTAGGTTGATTTGATTTCACAGCTCCTTGTTGAAATGAGGTTTCCTTCTTCCAGGACAAATTTTGCGGGATGAATTTTGTAAGCGGTCTTACCTTAAAAATAAGAAGCAAAATGTCATCAAACATACctaagtacatacctacatacattaaaaatgaGCCAGTCAAATTAGAAAGTAGTCTAAATCCAGAAGGAATTCCAAAATTTCGCTCCTTTAACCGGAGCGGAGACCTGATCTGGGTCTCTTAATACTTAGCTTGAAATTGCACTAGTTAGGTAACTATAGTCTCAAAGTCTCATTGGTTATAAACGATGCTAAGGTGTTGCAAAATCATAACATGTAATGTAAGGTGAATCGGCTAGCACTCGGACTCAAACCAGTGCGTCCACAATCCGTCGACCTTGTCACTACAATTCGAGCAGTTCGTTGGAATGTAACCGTGACCGTGGTTGTGTAATAATTGGaagatttttattgaattttgtatgcaaaatcaAGGGTTTAACCGCTTTAAGAAAAcgggataaaaataaaaggatATCATTTTAAAACTTCAAAACGCGAAGGGACTTAGAATAACTTTCGAAACAAGTTTGTCACCGACCCATGATTTCTATCGTATTGATGCGTATGCGTATTAAATTTGTGTTGACTTTACGTATTTTATTCGTGTAAAATCaacttttatgaaaaaaataagtacacgCTTTAAATTAATACTATCAAATCCAGAAACTACATCCCTATCACTCATGACatgaaacataattaaaaagtcttacaaatcgatagtttttaAAGTTCACTTGTAAAAATTCCACATAACAAGCATTCAATTTAttagcatttattatattaatacaaATTTGTCATTCAAAAATACATGCGCTTTGGTATTTAAAATGAGATTTCTGACCGTCGGACATCAGAatatctacataataatattctatCAGATTCTATCTGATGAAGATAAGACGACGAATAATTATTAGCAACCGCGTCTTCCGTTCATCCagctttatatgtatttatttatttattttaatcgtatAAACAACTATCGGACCAAATTTGAAATTGGTAAATCTTTAAGCCGACCCATTTCTGTCAATCACTGTAGCTGCGCTTGCGTCATAATTATTGATGGATTCGACTGCTTTTATGTGTGAGAACTAAAACATTTACAGCATCTTAATATACATTTATGTATTGAATTCAAggcaaaaaaggtttttttacagTAGTGAAATTCTAAATGGTTTTCTTTTATTACCACTGTTAAACTCTAAAAGTTACCTACAAACTTTATAGTACGAAGTAACTAATACAATATGACATCTAGGTTGAATAGATAGTAcagtttaagagcgtttataaatatttgctgagctggcaacgttgcatttttgttagtttttctcgattcttccataaaaaatttatgaaaattaataatgttgactgatagaacacttcttaatatttaagttaatgtgtctactccaataattattcgttatagacttttttttaaactagtcataaacattaattcgtttttagggaatcatcatcatcccagcctatatacgtcccactgctgggcacaggcctccataGTTCCTACGCAGGCATCATCAATAACTTATcgaaaaaatagtattttgacTAAACTTTTTAGGTATTGCTTTGCTTGTACTCTTTACGACTCTTAGTTACcaagttgaaatttttatggaaaagaTAGTTGAAGCCGGAACTTAAAAGATCCTCGTATGTTGGCATTTATACTTGCATACTTGATATCCAATTAGTGCCTTTTCTACCTCGCTTTCCTCATAATATATCAGTTATTAAGATCAACATTTCACAAAATGGCAATACCAAACAG is a window of Choristoneura fumiferana chromosome 23, NRCan_CFum_1, whole genome shotgun sequence DNA encoding:
- the spz3 gene encoding spaetzle domain-containing protein 3, translated to MMALANFTLAPAIAATPALADTSPVPGPLRHGLDDLLYSPADYQENSDPLSPGNEPFSSPANQPRRSKIRKRAGTAYLPPANQYTHYPRPDEPPQNPYAGQLHTQIYQQNTRLDIQIENQRVQEVNPQYDNTGQYVHDPTGDYDYEQRRLNQKGGQRPLYNPGYAEPPYPPASTPNPTSSRRFEGNPNQNVNNFNFLSGPVTTQSPLSTRQHNVGVKGGSTNGQTPADRPPGFTKVEARGTGGKTQLHAVLDYDDEYYEDDSGSDSGQPPVTPVQGPILLRNGSVPVVPLTSYQTVNNGSYYQIPILWTALSLALGYELQGQVVQGVPCVKRNHQLYCPRAGNTYPLDKIEEFIDENKALIKRMYGSFMTPVGTRVRRSPSGLPDLHEGDSYFRHVRQATNTALPDPQSVNNTGRIDSCQSKTEIMTPYWALNSARKLRAIVNTMHFEQAIHQEVCSKKSTSRCSGDCGCEQKYKWHRLLAYDPGDDCAGIFMDWFLFPSCCVCRCNP